GCTACCAGGTCCCACCTGGCGTTTGGCTGGCGACACCGCTGGTCTCACGATTAGGTGATTCGGCCACCGGTCGTCTGCAGCCTGCGTGCGCGGCGATCGCGCGACGCAAGGAAGACCTGGTTGGCGAGGCACCGGTTGCGCCCCTCCGCACAGGTAGCCGCGACCGCGTCCATCCTGTGCCAAGAAGTCTCTATGTGTTACCCTTTGAGCCCGCTCATCACCACTCCCTGAACGACCCACTTCTGGAAGAAGAGAAAAATCGCCAAGATCGGTAACATGCTCACAAGCGCGGCTGCGGTGAGCAGGTTGTACTCGACGAAGTAGATGTTTTGGAAGCTTACCAGGCCCATCGTGACCACCTTCATCGCGGTCGAGTTCACCACGACGAGAGGCCAGAACAGCTCGTTCCAGGTGAACATGAACTTGAGGATTACGAGCGTCGCCAGGGCCGGCTTCACCGAGGGCAGGATCACCCGCCAGAAGATCCCCAGCTCGCTCGAGCCGTCGATGCGGGCGGCGTCGACGTAGTCGCTCGGCACTACCTCGATGGCCTGTCGCATCAGAAACACCCCGAAGACGCTCACCAGGTCGGGCGCCAGGAGGCCGAGGTAACTGTCAAGGAAGCCGAGGCGGCTGACCCACAGATAGAGCGGCACGACCACGGACTGAAACGGCACCATGAGGATCCCGATGATCGCGAAGAAGAGGACATCGCGGCCCGGGAACCGGAATTTGGCGAAACCGTAGCCGGCGAGCGACGACACCACCAGGCTCGACGTGGCCGACACGGAGGCGATCAGAGCACTGTTCAGGAGGAACCGTCCGAAGGGCTGGCGCGCGAACACCTCCCGGTAGTTCGCGAGATTGGTCCAATGGTCGGGCAGAATGCGCAGCGGGACCCGCTGGATCTCAGGCATCGTCTTGAACGACGTCATCGCCATCCAGAAGAGCGGGAAGAAGACGCTCAGGGCCCCGCCGCCGACGAGGATCACCACGAGCCACCGCCAGCGGCTCGCGCTCAATACTCCACCTGTCGCCGCAGGACCCGCCATTGCACCAGGGTCACGAGCAGCAGGGAGACGAACACGAATACGGCCATCACCGAGGCGTCGCCGAGCCGGAAGTACTTGAAGGCCGTATCGTACAGGAGCATGATCACCGTTTCGCTCGCGCTCGCCGGTCCGCCCTGCGTCGTCGCATAGACCTGATCGAAGATCTTGAAGTCGAAGATCAGCTCCAGGATCGAGACCATCACGATCTGCGGGTTCAGGAGCGGGAGCGTCACGTGGCGAACGCTTTGCCAGCGGTTCGCGCCGTCGATCTCCGCGGTCTCGTAGTACTCGCGCGGAATCGCCTGCAGGGCTGCCAGGAAGATCATTGTGTCGAATCCGAGCCGGACCCAGAGGTTGACGATCGCCAGGGAGGGCAGCACCTGGTCCAGGCTGGTGAGCCACTTCTGGGGTGGGATACCAACCCGCGTCAGGAGGTAGTTCAGGAAGCCGTACACGGGGTCGTACATCCACTGCCAGATCAGGGCGGCCGCCACCAGGGAGACCGCGAACGGCAAGAAGTACATCGCGGCCCAGGCGCTTCGCCAGCGCAGGCTCGCGAGGCGGTTCAGGCCGAGGGCGACCAGCAGGGCCAGCACGATCGTGGCCGGCGCCGAGAGGAGGAGCAGGGTTACCGTGTTCCGGACGGCCTGCCAGAACGTCGAGTCGGTCAGGACCCGCTCGTAGAGCCGGACCCCTACGAAGCGGCTGGCCCCGCCGGGTACGGTGCGGTAGAAGGACCCGACGACCGACTCTCCCAGCGGCACGACGAATACCAAGCAGAAGTAGAGGAGCGCGGGCAGGATGAACAGGAGGCCTGCGCGTCGCTGGCGGTCCATATAGGTCCGCGCGAACACCAACCGCACCCAGGGCATCGAGTCGGGCGCGCCACCTCATCCCGCCCTTCTCCCCGCTTCTGGGAAGTAGGCGAGCGGGACCGAGGCTATTCCTTCAGGATCCGGTCCATTTTCGCCGCGGCTTCATCGAGCATAGGCTTGGGCTCCCCCTTCCCGAAGAGGACGCCGACGACGGCCTCGCCGAACGCCGTGGCAAGTTCATTCGACTTGGGGTGGAAATAGGTCGGTGGCACCGGCTGCTTGAGCATCTCCCGTGTCGACTGATAGTCGGGCCTCGACTTCACGTACGCAGACTCAAGGTTTGCGGTCCAGACTGGGAGGACCCCGTCCCCCTTATGCTGCTCGAGATCATCCTTGGCATTCGAAATGAAGCGGAGGTACTCCCAGGCCGCCTGCTTGTTCGGGCTGTTCTTGTAAACTAGGTTCGCCCATGGGAAAAGAGCCCCCGCCCCCGGGCAGGTCTTGGCACACGGCAACGCGGCGACTTTGAACTGGATGTCCGGCGCGTTATTATGGAGCCACCCAAAGAACCACGACTCGCGAAAGATGACTGCAGCCCGCTTCTGCCCGAAGGCGTCCTCCGGGCTGCCCAGCGCCAGGCTCGCCACTTTATCCTTACGGACGAGGTCGCCGTAGAACTGGAGGGCGGCGACCATCTCCGGGCTGTTGGCGTAGCCGGTCGCCCTCGTCATGTCTGGCGAGAGCATCCGGGCCCCGAAGGCATGTGCGATCGGGAGGAACTTGTCAGTGATGCCGACCGGCGCCCCTTTGCTCCGCAGGGCGAAGCCCACCTGCGTGGGTTCTCCCCCCTTGGGGTCCTGGATCGTGAGCTTCTTCACGGCGGCGAGCCAGGCATCGAGGGTCTTGGGTGGCTTATCCGGATCCAGCCCGGCCTTCTTGAACATGTCCACATTCATATACATCTGTTGGAAGTTGCCGTGCTCGAAGGGGATCCCATACCGGCGTCCATTCCACTTGCCGATCGGGACCATGTACGCGGGGAGGTTCTCGTCCCAGATCTTGGTGAGATCGGCAGGCATGGGCTCGCAGAAGTCGTACTGGCCGCACCACTGGTGGGTGATCCCCATGAAGAAGTCGGGAGCTCCGCTCCTCCCGCTGAGGGCGGCTAAGTACTTGGCTTCGTAGCCGAGGTACGGCACGAAGACGGCCTCGACCTCGTAACCAGCCTTGCGGGCAAACTCCCTCCCCTTGACCTCGTACCACTTGACGAAGACCGGGTTCTGGTCCCCCCACAGCGACCAGTACACGAGCTTCTTTGTCTGAGCAGGCGCCGGCTGCGTTGAAACCGTCCCGATCAGCAGACCCACCAAGAGCACCACCATCACCGAGAGACCGCGTCGCATCCTGTCCCCCCTTCCGCGTTCATATGCACGGGAGTCCTTATTACGGCGGTGATTCCCCATGCTATAGGAAGTGGCCCGGGCGGCTTCCGACAGCGCCGGCACGTGGCCATGTGGTTCTTCATGCTGGGGTGATCTCCTTGGGGCAGGGTTGGCTAAAGCCGTGCAAGCCGGGTCCAATGCCGATTTCGAGGCGGGAGTTGTCGGTGCAAGCGTCATTTACCGGTGC
This is a stretch of genomic DNA from bacterium. It encodes these proteins:
- a CDS encoding sugar ABC transporter permease; the encoded protein is MPWVRLVFARTYMDRQRRAGLLFILPALLYFCLVFVVPLGESVVGSFYRTVPGGASRFVGVRLYERVLTDSTFWQAVRNTVTLLLLSAPATIVLALLVALGLNRLASLRWRSAWAAMYFLPFAVSLVAAALIWQWMYDPVYGFLNYLLTRVGIPPQKWLTSLDQVLPSLAIVNLWVRLGFDTMIFLAALQAIPREYYETAEIDGANRWQSVRHVTLPLLNPQIVMVSILELIFDFKIFDQVYATTQGGPASASETVIMLLYDTAFKYFRLGDASVMAVFVFVSLLLVTLVQWRVLRRQVEY
- a CDS encoding carbohydrate ABC transporter permease; the encoded protein is MSASRWRWLVVILVGGGALSVFFPLFWMAMTSFKTMPEIQRVPLRILPDHWTNLANYREVFARQPFGRFLLNSALIASVSATSSLVVSSLAGYGFAKFRFPGRDVLFFAIIGILMVPFQSVVVPLYLWVSRLGFLDSYLGLLAPDLVSVFGVFLMRQAIEVVPSDYVDAARIDGSSELGIFWRVILPSVKPALATLVILKFMFTWNELFWPLVVVNSTAMKVVTMGLVSFQNIYFVEYNLLTAAALVSMLPILAIFLFFQKWVVQGVVMSGLKG
- a CDS encoding extracellular solute-binding protein, yielding MRRGLSVMVVLLVGLLIGTVSTQPAPAQTKKLVYWSLWGDQNPVFVKWYEVKGREFARKAGYEVEAVFVPYLGYEAKYLAALSGRSGAPDFFMGITHQWCGQYDFCEPMPADLTKIWDENLPAYMVPIGKWNGRRYGIPFEHGNFQQMYMNVDMFKKAGLDPDKPPKTLDAWLAAVKKLTIQDPKGGEPTQVGFALRSKGAPVGITDKFLPIAHAFGARMLSPDMTRATGYANSPEMVAALQFYGDLVRKDKVASLALGSPEDAFGQKRAAVIFRESWFFGWLHNNAPDIQFKVAALPCAKTCPGAGALFPWANLVYKNSPNKQAAWEYLRFISNAKDDLEQHKGDGVLPVWTANLESAYVKSRPDYQSTREMLKQPVPPTYFHPKSNELATAFGEAVVGVLFGKGEPKPMLDEAAAKMDRILKE